One part of the Armatimonadota bacterium genome encodes these proteins:
- a CDS encoding pilus assembly protein TadG-related protein: MRERGNSLVLWALFMAIVVLPLMLVAIEGTRLLFIRGEVQKSADAAAEAAARQLDVWRFEWTGVPVFRPGADAEAWAVAAWNVSYLFQRGVYVQPEGIFVDSAGRQVFVRLRATVRPLLPGLTRIPLVIRAQGQAELRVRNQP; the protein is encoded by the coding sequence GGGCCCTCTTCATGGCCATCGTGGTGCTTCCCCTGATGCTCGTGGCCATCGAGGGGACCCGCCTTCTCTTCATCCGGGGGGAGGTTCAAAAGAGCGCCGATGCCGCGGCGGAGGCGGCGGCGCGGCAGTTGGATGTCTGGCGGTTCGAGTGGACAGGGGTCCCCGTGTTCCGCCCCGGCGCTGATGCGGAGGCATGGGCGGTCGCCGCCTGGAACGTCTCCTATCTGTTCCAGCGCGGCGTCTACGTCCAGCCGGAGGGGATCTTCGTGGACAGCGCCGGGCGCCAGGTCTTCGTGCGGCTGCGGGCGACGGTGCGCCCGCTCCTTCCCGGTCTGACCCGTATCCCTCTTGTCATCCGCGCCCAGGGTCAAGCAGAATTGCGCGTGAGAAATCAACCTTGA